The Oncorhynchus tshawytscha isolate Ot180627B linkage group LG05, Otsh_v2.0, whole genome shotgun sequence genome includes a window with the following:
- the psmc6 gene encoding 26S proteasome regulatory subunit 10B, with amino-acid sequence MADTREKGLQDYRKRLLEHKEIDGRLKELREQLKEQTKQYEKSENDLKALQSVGQIVGEVLKQLTEEKFIVKATNGPRYVVGCRRQLDKSQLKPGTRVALDMTTLTIMRYLPREVDPLVYNMSHEDPGSISYSEIGGLAEQIRELREVIELPLTNPELFLRVGIIPPKGCLLYGPPGTGKTLLARAVASQMDCNFLKVVSSSIVDKYIGESARLIREMFNYARDHQPCIIFMDEIDAIGGRRFSEGTSADREIQRTLMELLNQMDGFDTLHRVKMIMATNRPDTLDPALLRPGRLDRKIHIELPNEQARLDILKIHSGPITKHGEIDYEAIVKLSDGFNGADLRNVCTEAGMFAIRTDHEYVTQEDFMKAVRKVADSKKLESKLDYKPI; translated from the exons ATGGCTGACACCAGAGAAAAGGGACTTCAAGATTACAGGAAAAGATTACTTGAACATAAAGAGATTGACGGACGTTTAAAAGAGT TGAGGGAACAGCTCAAGGAACAGACAAAACAATATGAAAAATCTGAAAATGACCTGAAGGCCTTACAAAGTGTTGGTCAG ATTGTGGGTGAAGTGCTCAAACAGCTGACGGAGGAGAAAT TCATTGTCAAGGCAACCAATGGACCCCGCTATGTTGTTGGCTGCCGCAGACAA CTGGATAAATCACAGCTCAAACCAGGCACTAGAGTGGCCCTGGACATGACCACCCTCACCATTATGAG GTATCTGCCCAGAGAAGTCGACCCCCTGGTGTACAACATGTCCCATGAAGACCCTGGCAGTATCTCCTACTCAGAGATCGGTGGCTTGGCCGAGCAGATCCGTGAACTGAGAGAG GTGATTGAGCTGCCCCTGACCAACCCTGAGCTTTTCCTGAGGGTGGGGATTATCCCTCCAAAGGGCTGCCTGCTCTATGGACCTCCAG GCACAGGAAAGACCCTTCTGGCAAGAGCTGTAGCCAGTCAGATGGACTGTAACTTCCTCAAG GTTGTGTCCAGCTCCATTGTGGATAAGTACATTGGAGAGAGCGCCAGGCTCATCAGGGAGATGTTCAACTATGCCAGGGACCACCAGCCCTGCATCATCTTCATGGACGAGATCGACGCCATCG GTGGCCGAAGGTTCTCAGAGGGCACGTCAGCTGACAGAGAGATCCAGAGGACCCTGATGGAG CTGCTGAACCAAATGGACGGCTTTGACACCCTGCACAGAGTCAAGATGATCATGGCCACCAACCGGCCTGACACCCTGGACCCTGCACTGCTGCGTCCCGGCAGACTGGACCGCAAGATCC ACATTGAGCTGCCCAATGAACAGGCCCGCTTGGACATCCTGAAGATCCACTCTGGCCCCATCACAAAACATGGagaaatag ATTACGAAGCGATCGTGAAGCTTTCAGACGGCTTCAACGGAGCCGATTTGAGAAACGTGTGCACTGAAGCAG